The Trichosurus vulpecula isolate mTriVul1 chromosome 3, mTriVul1.pri, whole genome shotgun sequence genome includes a window with the following:
- the LOC118844651 gene encoding probable N-acetyltransferase CML1 codes for MQQETETETSMAPYHVRRYQDHDWEPVRELFSKGMLGNIPSEFWTSLKKPRTFLVLLGVPFALFLGSGSLILCLLSLFGLLACQWLTLRRFVKQYVENSLNTDLLDIQKSYVGFWVAECKHQVVGIVGAHPPLRPVGGGNYLELLHLSVKRNYRGKGLARTLVQTLLHFAQDQGCDGVVLETSNSNHPARRLYESLGFQKAHESGYHLNWWLGYFSTWHYKCDFSSQK; via the exons ATGCAacag GAGACGGAGACAGAAACATCGATGGCTCCCTACCATGTCAGGAGATACCAAGACCATGACTGGGAGCCTGTGCGGGAATTATTCTCTAAGGGAATGCTGGGGAATATACCTTCTGAATTTTGGACCTCGCTGAAGAAGCCAAGAACATTCCTGGTGCTCCTGGGGGTGCCCTTTGCCCTCTTCTTGGGCTCTGGCTCCCTCATCCTGTGTCTTCTGTCTTTATTTGGCCTTTTGGCTTGCCAGTGGCTGACTTTAAGGCGTTTTGTGAAACAGTATGTAGAAAATTCCTTGAACACTGACCTGTTGGATATCCAGAAATCCTATGTGGGCTTTTGGGTGGCAGAGTGTAAGCATCAGGTAGTGGGTATCGTGGGTGCCCACCCACCACTGAGGCCAGTAGGAGGAGGGAACTATCTAGAATTGCTCCACTTGTCTGTGAAGAGGAATTATCGAGGCAAAGGGTTAGCCAGGACCTTGGTCCAGACTTTGCTCCACTTTGCCCAGGATCAGGGATGTGATGGAGTGGTCCTTGAGACTAGCAACTCCAATCACCCAGCTCGACGACTTTATGAGAGTCTTGGCTTCCAGAAAGCCCATGAATCAGGGTATCACTTGAACTGGTGGCTAGGTTACTTCTCCACTTGGCATTACAAATGTGATTTTTCCTCCCAAAAATGA